GCATGGCTTAGGACTTATAGATATTGGCTTAGAGTGTATCACCAGTAAGATCAAGCTATGGGGTCTCTTACCTGATTCCCCACTTTTCCCAGGCTTCTCTATTGAGGAAGAAAATCTGCTCTGtggggctctcctcagacttgttagGCAGGTTACCCCCCAGGGCAGGCCTATAGAGCCttgaaacaaaggctccttgacatcAAGCAGCAGGACCTTTATAGCAGTGCCTTCAAAATCTGCTCTCCATTCCATCATCTTTCCATCTGCTTCTTTCTATAGGCCGGAAGGAGGCCTATgtattttgacttcttggaatgcccccaagaatgaAGGGCGTTTACCCTAGCGAGATGTAATGTCATTCCATCTGAGCAGCTATTTGGAAGATATAGAGGTATTCCAGCTGCAGATAGAGTTTGCCCATGCAGGCTGGGTTATATAGAAACACTCTCtcatatattattatattgtCCAGTATATCAGGATCTTCGTATAAGTTACTTATCACCAATCTTGGCTGTTCTCTGGGGTTGAaatgaccagaataaaattgTGTACATCCTTAGTGGGGTAAATGAAGAGCTTTCTTGTGTGGTtgccaaatatataaatatgataattaagagacgtatttctatgatggtcacaaatggttgaTACGTGGCAGCAAGGTCTGGTTGGTCATGGTTGGAGGTGAACTGTTTGATTCAtgtatccctccatccaatcttttgttttatactgcttggattttaaatatgccaataaagatttctTGTatctaagaaaaaaaatctgtggattttatacctgtattttcttttgttatacctgtattttcttttgatatcattttttttttaatttttacacaGGATTATATTTACCCAGATGCTCGGGACAGGCAGTTCCTCCACTACTTTCACCAGAAATCCAAAAGCCGGAGATTCAATGCGGATCGGTATAACAAATTAAAAGAGGATGTTGCAGAGGTAATTGCATAAAACATTCACTCATTTTAAGTTATCTAGCAAGAGTTTGTGACTTCAAATATACTCGAGTTTCAAaacattctgttttcttttctgtgcaCAGTGTTTTGTCTTAGCGAAGTTGATGAGGGAGGGCTTTTGTTTTGTCTAAAAGAGCTTTCTTTGGGCTTTTTGAAATATTGGCAGCTCCTCAACGAGGAGAGAAGAAATAGTCTTGTGGCAGGAACAGGATACTGCTTTGGTTTTCAACCGCCATAGCAGCTATGATTAGCATTAAAGGAATAAGAAATGAAAAACCCTCCAGCTTCAAACAAATAATGGTTATTTGCCCTAGTGTCTGCAAAAGCAAATGGAATGCTTTTTACCTATTTCAGTAGGCTTTAAACAAAATGCTTAATATGCAATCTGCATGAGTTTGCCAGTTCAGATCTCACCAAAccttccaccccctcctgaaTTTACTTGACTCGCAGGCCCTTAAATGCTACCTCCCACGCTAGGGCTCTAACTCATAATGTACTCACTGCAACTCCCTCCTTAGTCCCCAAATTAGTAAGAATTCACTGTTTACCATTCACCAGGTGCAGGGGAGATGATAACCCTAGGAAAATACTGCCTGTGTTGTGCAGTCTTGATACTGCTGCTGTTGGCTGATGGCACCCAGTCTACCAGGCAGAGAATTGTGCCATCCTATATGATGCATTCACTTGCTATTTGACTCTAGGCTATTTGACTCCAATGGACTCTTAGAGTCAAATAGCAAGTGAATGCATCATTTAGGATGGCACAATTCTCTTCTGCCTGGTAGACTGGGTACCAGCAGCAGTATCAAGACTGCACAACACAGACAGCATTTTCCTAGGGTTATCATCCCCGTTGCACCTGGTGAATGGTTAATATAGTCAATATAACCGAACACATATATTCACCAACACTGGTAAATATAACTTAACATAACTGCAAAGTAAATGGCTCCCTCTGCTGTCTTTAGCACATCACATCCCAGACAGAGGATGCCTTAGGATATCTTTCTGTGCTCATCTTCCTTTTTGCTTCTTACCTCCTTCCCCTAAATGTAAAGGAACAcattgcaaatttatttattttctgcatttttaTCAATTGAACATATAGCCTAAAAACccataaaatattaaaacaactTAAAACAATTATAATGAAAACATAAGCTCAATAAAAATGAAAGGGCAGCAGCAAACaccttattttaaaaaaggggggagggccaaagcaaatgtccttattaaaaaaatgccaagaaaacaaaagacttgtctaaaaagaaatgtcttcagaccCCTCCAGAAAATCTCTAAGGAGAGAGCAGTTTGTAAATTTGAGAGGGAAGGAGTTTAAAagggttggtgccactactgagaaggccctgtttctggccaccacccctcccacttcTATAGGCAACAGTACCAGTAAGACTGCCTtctccaataacacaggccaacacatattttgcttccttaaatgttacaccaattcctgggtatatttggggtatttgtattggcaaccttcagtctcgaaagactatggtatcgcgctctgaaaggtggttctggggtgctgattttaaaaatggcatccgttttgccctattacatctagttttggagatagcctcagtgaatggttcaagcagcttcctcatgaggaagcctacacaatGCTCTGCTTTGTCCAGGGAGCTAAAGAGAGTGTTCAGAGAAGTCTAGTTCAGGTGTTATACTACCCAACGGTTTGATTTCGATCTCTGGTTTAAAGGATCGAAGGGAAGGAAGAGCAAGCAAATGTATTTGTATGGTGGTCAAGCTATATGAACCAGCAACTGGACCAGTGTGTTAGGTCCACTCAAGAGTGTCTCTTGAACAAAActactcagtgagcttcatggccatGTGAATTTGAACGCAGATCTCTCAAGTCCAGTACTCTGTCTATAACTTTACATTGGTTTTCAAGAAAGATGGATCATGTACTAAAAGGATAATCTATTCCACTGTGAACCTGCTCAGGTTATCAGGAGAGGCCCTCTTGCATGTTCTACCCCATGTCCAGCATGGTTTGTAGGTGCATACAATCGGTACTTCCTCAAAGGCACCACCTATTCATTAGCGCTCTCTGCTTCAGGAGATTCACCTGTTTTCCCTCCCTAATGGTTTTTTTGTTGGCATATTAATATCTTCTTAACTTAGGACTAAAAGGATATGTTGCCTAGAGGTGAATCTGAATGCAGAGAGTGGGCCTGTTTCAGTATAATCCTTGAAGGACACTACAGTGAAGCAAAATACTTAAAGAATGTTTTAAAGTTtgcaaaatctgattttttttggaATTGCTTTGAATgctttttggaatttttttttggaaTTGCTTTGAATTTGAATTGCTCTGACGCTCCAAAAAGAGGATGAGATGAAAGATTGGGTGCTGTCCAAACATGACAATGCACAAGGCAAATGCAGGCTTGAGAACCTGACCCCGTTTGCTTCATCACATGTAATTCTGCCCTTAATGCCAGTAGATTACTGGGTTCTATATGCTTGGTATCAAAAAAGTGCTAAGCAAGCAAGACTGACATGAATATACTGCAGCAGACTGAGGTGAACATACAACTACAAGTTcacgttttgtttttctctcactGGATAGGTGGAAGAATCCCTGAAACGGCTGAAGGATCCCTTACGATTGCGCCTTCCAATCCAAGAAATAAATGACAAACAATAGTTTTTTATATTCTTGAAATATAATAGCCTTGTTGAATTGCCTGAAAAGTTTAGTAACCGGTTATTTTGGACCAACgtagtagctttttttttttaaggggataGGGGAACATCTGGTTAAAACTGTTTGATAACTGAGGTTTCTTCATATTTTACAAAGAAATTCTGCAAGACTCTCCCTGTATATAATTATATTTCATAACATGGTtcaaaataaaagaggaacaaaTAGCAGCGAACCTCAATTCTTTATGAAACAGGAAATGACAAATATGATTTTAcaaagattatttttattttgggtCAATCTATTTGAAAGTAACTTTGATCATAAGGGAGGTAGCACAATGCAGCTGATTTGATGGGACTGCTGCTCTAAAGCATTTATCACATTATGTAAAAGTACAAAATCTCAAATACAACTGTCACTTATTGCAATCTAGAAGAAAGTAAAAAATTGGTTTCAAAAAATTGGTTGAGTAACTCGATTACTCAAAATTAATGGTAAACCTTTTACAAAACCCCCTGAGATTATTTTAATGTTATAATCAAACAATTTCAAGTATAGTACACGGAAGTGTTTAAGCTTGAGATGCAAAATGTAGTCAATCTAAAACATTTTGAATTGGTATCTACATTTTGCTGATATGTTAATTTTTGAAATATAAGACATTCTTCAAGTTTTAAAACTTTTCAAACTTCATTCCTTTCATTGTAATTTTACCTACTAGATCAGACATAAAAATTCCCTTCTCAGTTTTCTAATTTAGAGGAAAAGAACTCCATTACAAATTGTGACAAACTTTTGGTCCAGCTGAAATAAACAGAAGCAACCTTGAGAGAGACATTAATACGGTCCGTCCTCTAAAAACTGGAATGGAATTGTTCCTGGTTGGCAACTTATTTAGATTTGGGGTGGAAATATAACTTTTTAGTCAACATTGATGCAAAACAAGGAATCTGTTTTTTTCCTATAGCGTTAATATCTTTACACACATCCACACGACGATGAGACACCTTCCTGTTAACCAGTGTCAGCAGTTCCGTGAACTCAAGGGAAGAACCATGCTTTTGTATCATTTCACATAAATCTTGAATGTACCAAGAGCCATACACAGTCTCACGATGAGAATAGTATCCTAAtgagaaaaagagaaggagagagtCTTAAGTGAAGAGTTGCTTCTAGAGATGAGCATCCAAAGTAaagcttccattcacagaagcatACCCCAAGAATGGAAGGAGTTTGCTGCACTTGCACCAAGTGCCCTTTGTGTTTGCAGGAATACTGTTTGCATGAGCAGAGCACTCCTTCCGTTGTCTTATATTCACAGTGTGGGCTTCCATTCAAGAAAGCATTACTCTGGAGGCTGCTTGAGATTTGACTTTAATCGCAATACTGAAAGTAGCTAATAGCTGTAGCTAAAAGTAAGTGGCTGAAAATAGGGAGATGCTGAAAATATATTGTTTtggaaaagtttgttttttttaaaattttgatttaCCCACCCCGATCCCAAGGCACGATTAGCTACAGAGCACAGAATCTAATGCTGAACATTAGCTTGGTCACCTTCTTGTTGGATCAAAACAGAAGAACCTGCTAGCAGCTACAATGAGACAAATGTTCCTAGCAACTTTTAATCCAAAATAAGACTAGAGAAAATTCCCATGTTATATGTTTGAGTAAGAAGCATATATTTAACTACACATATGTTTATCAAAATGAGTTTTGTAGGCATCATGCTAGTGGAAAACACAAGTTTGTTAGCATGTGATGTGCCTATAAATCACATATATTCACTACTATGGTTTTAGGCAAACTTCACAATTTACATACTTTGTAAATTTGTACTAGATTTGTACTAGGTTTAGTGGCTTACTTCTGTGATGTCACTTTAAGCAAAATGATATAGAAATAAGATATTATTTCTGATCCAAAAATTGGGATGATAGAAGAATGGCTATCATGCTGATCGCAAAATGGATGTggtattttttaaatgaatttcttACACACAACAAGTGCCATAATAGCCTCTATCCTTCCTGCAGGCATAGGGCAGTCCAGTGTACCCATGAGCTTCCCCATCTGCCATGGCTTAAATAGTTTCCTAGAGGGAACAGCTTCTCACCCTGCCCTTTCCTATCTAAGAAACAGAAATATTGGGGCTTGGCCTGCGATTGTTTAAAAATGACAGCCAGGATCCATATCTAGTTGTATCAAATATGAGTTGCACAAATCAATACTACAAACGTCCAAAGATGCTAAATGTAAGGATACTATCTACTATTTGCAAATATGTCTGTAAGAGAGAGACGACTAGCTGACAGCAGTCAAAGACACTGGAAATATAAAGTTGCATTTTACCTTCTGCTACAGAGTAGCACATGAGGAAATCTGCACCAGCAGGTAATGTATGCACTGCAGCAGCATCCATTTCTGTTTCATTGATACCCGACTCTCCTGTTGCGTGATCTACTGCATCTCGAGCAAGGACTGGGTCGTCATGCTTATCTCCTCGGCATGCCTAGCATTAGAAAACAAGTCGTCAGAACTGGAACCTCACAGCTGAGCACCTTTCTACAGCAGCACCCTTCCTAGCAGACCTGGTAAAAGCTCTTCATGAATGAACATGCACTGAATCATTTCAGGGACAGCAATGCATAAAGGGACAGTCAATCCCTTTATGCATTGCTGAGACTTAGTGGGAAGCCTAAGCTTTGAAACACTGGAAAGAGCTTTTCtgttttggaatttttttaacaAGTCCTATTTTATGCCTCATGTCACTGAGATATCTGGATAATGCATAACACAGAGGTAAGATGGAAATGGCAGCTCTGCAAGCGAGAGGAAAGTCTAAGCTCTGTGTCCATATATTGGCAACTATGAAGCAAAATGCAGGCTACGCTCAGAACAGGAACTGCAAAAAGTAGCAACTTGTCCCTTGTCTATAATATTCTCAGGTGTGGGGGGTTGGGGGAAAGGGTTGGTGTCTTGGAGCTTTTTTATTGATATTTTTGGGTgcaaaagtattttttaaaggaattggTTGGCATTTTCTGCAAAACTGACATTTTACTTTGCATCacactgggtgcaatcctaaccccttatgccagtgctttccagcactgacatagtggtgtcaatgggacatgtgctgcatcctgcaattgggtgtcactcatggaggcctcctcaaagtaagggaaagtttgttcccttacctcagagctgcattacccttatgtcagagctggaaagcactgacataagcagttaggattgcgcccactgtCATTCAGGAATTCATGAACACCATCTTAcctgaaatataaatattttgggCTTCCCTATGAGACTTTGGCACTTGTCTCCTCTAAACCTGTTGGTCAACTCCTGAATCTTTATTTTGGCATCATAGGCATAAACATGATCATCTTCTCCATGGCTCAAGAAAATGCACATGAAGCAGTCTGCATCTTCATGCAGGTCCTCTGCAGACGCTGCAAGTTAATAGTGTTGCAATTAATTACATGAGCAAATTACTTTTAAATCAATTGTTGGTAAGTAATGATGATCAAACTCCCCTTGGCTGGATTTGGTGTTTGGCTTGGCAAACCAAATTATTTTTCTTCTCCAAAAAAGTTAGCAAAACTCAATTCCAAAATCTGGACAACAATAGCACTTCCAATGACATTATTAGAAGTGTGGTGTGAGTTCACATTATTAGGAGTGTGATGTGCTTCCCCCAGTTCTCTTCTCCTGAGCTGGGAAGATCTTGCTGGGTGCCTCGCAAGTCTCAGTTCCTCTTTTCCTAGTACTTCATGGCAGTAGCCCAGGAACAAAGAGCCTTTCAGATTTCATAGCATTTGAAACCCATTCTAAGGATTTGGCTGTCCCAGATTTTCCAGGGTACCTGTAACACTCACTGCTGTAGCAAGATACCAgggagggaggtgctccagctAAGATTATGGAATGAATGAGATGAATACTGGTTCATCAAGCTGGAACTGTAATTCTAAATAAATTTTACTCTAGGTAATCTTGTTTACAGGATCTCCGCTGAATTAGTCATGCAGGAAAAAATTTGACTCATTAAATATACAGATTGTTAAAGCAAACATAGACTTTTTGGTCATTGGTATGCTGCAAGAATCCAGCTTTCATCAGGAATTTAAGCAAGTGATTTTTCTTTCCAAGAAGTATTTTTATATTAAATGCTTTCTTGATTAAGTTTAAATTCATTCTCTCTAGCAAACTTGAAGCACTACTGAATTTACCTAAGCAATTATAACAGAATGCTCACTTACCATTATAAATTTTGTCGAACACTTCTGCTGCTTTGAGGTCATCAAAACACTTCACTTCAAATCCGAGCTCTGCTAAGCTATAAAACAAACGGTATTTCACTTTAGTATCCCATTCAGCTTCTTTTCCTATATGTGTTGCCCCTTCTAGTATCTCAAAAGTGCTTCCTTCTTAGTAAGAGGATCCAGACTCTTCTAGGCATAACATTTATGGTTCACGAATAAGAAATTTCTCATGACATGGGTATGTAAACGGCCATAAAaacacaagtttaaaaaaaagtcttgaaaCAAACACTTTCCCAAGATGACTGTTTAAGCCTGCTTGGGGGTGGCTGAATAAATGTGTGGCCACAGTCCTTGCAATAAATGGAAGTGAATGGTAACTTTGCAGAGGATTATAGTAGGAATAAAGCACAATAGCCACTCATCTATAaggtgatctcacagataaggcaaagggcaggttttcagccaaaaatcaggGAATGGTCCTTggataactggggggggggggggaagttgggactggtgcttgtgaggaggagctgcagtttgccctggagcctgaatgaaattgggggggggggggccacgaCTCTGAGCCATGCCActatttttgaagacattaacaaggtccttatgtagtactgtgtgacatccccccccaaagcaacagaactgaacttgcagttttaaaaaccatccaaaatAAAGGCAGCAATATAAGGCAACATAAACGGCTCACCACAACACCCTGCTTcaattgctgccagacaactttttatacaATTCACTGTCCttttaagaggcactcctgggtttggagttaaggaGCAAACTAGAAGACTCTACGATGAAGCTCTGGCAAATGTTAACAAAGCtgcctgttgtaagctgcctgcAATTACTCAAAATGTTCTTCAGATGCTTCATGGACCCTCCACAGGCACTTTGAAAGCTCCCCCAGCCTTCTCTTGGCTGCTGAGACAGGCCTGACCACTGAGTGACCCGCAGATAAGACAAGAGGTCAatctatgcttgatttattggtagaaatttctcaccttatagtcGAGAATCTATGCTATTTTTTAATAATGCAAATAGTAGATATTAAGAATGGTGATGTTGCTTCTTAACAAAAAGGTAACAAAGTGACTTACAGACATACTGACCTGTACAGTAGGAAATTTTAAAACTATTCCCAGTATTCCTTTGAAGTTTATCAACAAATCAAAAAAGTCTTTGAAATAAAAATCTTGTCTCCTATCATCAATCTTGTCAGGCAATATGCAGGCCATGGCAGACTGCTAGGTGTAGCATTCTGAAGTTTGTGTTCAGATCTTTTGGGATGTTGGTGAAGCCCAAGAAGCTTAACCAGAATCCCACATAAACTATACACATTTGAAAACATCACTTGGAATACTCTGCAGTATGCAGATTGGTTGTGAGAGGTGTTCCCTGAAGGTAGACAGCAGATGGACAGTAGTGGCTTCCGAAGTGGTTCACGTACATTAGCTTTCATAAAAGCTCTGTAATATAAATCAGTTATTTCCATCTGGAAGGTGGAGAATGAGAGATGATGACTtgtctaagactgcaatcctaagctcactttcctgggagtaagtcccattgaacacagtaggacttactgctgagtagacctgcttaggattgtgccctaagttacagAGTTCATGGCTGGCAGATCTGAACTGTCAACTTCACAGTTCACACTTCTAGCCATATACAACACTGGCTCTCATGGGGATAAAAGGTACGTGTAACTGTTTAcatcacaattttttaaaaactagctTATGTCCTTCTTCTTGGTTTATAATGACATGGATTTGAATTGGGATTCACACACTTCCCATTTTAACAATACTAGGTAACAAAGATTTCAGCTTCTCACCAGCGTTTCAAGTTCTCTCTGTCAGCAAAGGTTCCACGTCTTTCTGGTAATCTTAAGTGCCAGAAAAAATGCTCATGATTGAAGATCAGAGCAAGTCCTCTCTTTGGGTGGCTCATGGTGTACTCTGCTGCTGGATCAAACACCTGGCTGTTTCTACAAGACAAAAAGTCAGTGAGTGCTGTGTTTTGCTCAGATATGCACACCCCTGCTGAATCTACTTGACCAAGTCAGGGGCTAGAATCCAAAGAGCTATACAATTAGTTTTGCATGCCCCAAGGGAGTTTGGCCTTGTTTTTCTCAATTAGCATGTGTTAATGCTATATGCCAAACTGCTTCTGAAATGGAATGGACTTTCAAAAACAGTTTGTGATACCACTACT
This genomic interval from Tiliqua scincoides isolate rTilSci1 chromosome 6, rTilSci1.hap2, whole genome shotgun sequence contains the following:
- the CASP6 gene encoding caspase-6; the encoded protein is MASHKRQKTPKAASGQIHVDSKPTLESKDGQQNLTETDALYERNSQVFDPAAEYTMSHPKRGLALIFNHEHFFWHLRLPERRGTFADRENLKRCLAELGFEVKCFDDLKAAEVFDKIYNASAEDLHEDADCFMCIFLSHGEDDHVYAYDAKIKIQELTNRFRGDKCQSLIGKPKIFIFQACRGDKHDDPVLARDAVDHATGESGINETEMDAAAVHTLPAGADFLMCYSVAEGYYSHRETVYGSWYIQDLCEMIQKHGSSLEFTELLTLVNRKVSHRRVDVCKDINAIGKKQIPCFASMLTKKLYFHPKSK